TCACCGGCCAGGGCGGCCTCTTCGACTGCGCCTGGCAACTCCATGAGGATGCCCCGGGCGGCGGCTGGGTCCTGGGCGTCGCGCGCTACCGGGGTGAGACCCTGGAGTGGTTCCGCGCCTTCTCCATGAGCCTGCGCCCTGCCGTGGTCCTGCACCGGTTCTCGACGGCGTACGTGCATCAGCGCATCCCGCAGGGCGTGGAGGCCATCGCACTGTTCGACGACTCGCCGATCGTGACGGTG
The DNA window shown above is from Tessaracoccus defluvii and carries:
- a CDS encoding DUF2550 domain-containing protein, whose amino-acid sequence is MPWGILLITLGVIVLLLAPFALLYLRRRWLTGQGGLFDCAWQLHEDAPGGGWVLGVARYRGETLEWFRAFSMSLRPAVVLHRFSTAYVHQRIPQGVEAIALFDDSPIVTVRDRVTGKTSALSLAREEVLALLSWLESAPPGSYLRASSPESPPGA